One genomic window of Providencia hangzhouensis includes the following:
- a CDS encoding bifunctional tRNA (adenosine(37)-C2)-methyltransferase TrmG/ribosomal RNA large subunit methyltransferase RlmN, with amino-acid sequence MSDMTTDAQCATSSAISVTPEKTNQKTNLLDLNRKQMREFFAQMGEKPFRADQVMKWIYHYCYDDFDQMTDINKVLRAKLKEVAEIRAPEVADEQRSSDGTIKWAIKVGDQLVETVYIPEADRATLCVSSQVGCALECKFCSTAQQGFNRNLRVSEIIGQVWRAAKIIGSLKSSGRRPITNVVMMGMGEPLLNLNNVVPAMEIMLDDFGFGLSKRRVTISTSGVVPALDKLGDMIDVALAISLHAPTDDIRDDIVPINKKYNIETFLNSVNRYLTKSNANAGRVTVEYVMLDHVNDSVEQAHQLAECLKNTPSKINLIPWNPFPGAPYGRSSNSRIDRFCKVLMGYGFTTIVRKTRGDDIDAACGQLAGDVIDRTKRTLKKRLAGEPIKVKTV; translated from the coding sequence ATGTCTGATATGACGACAGATGCACAATGTGCAACTTCTTCTGCTATTTCTGTCACGCCAGAAAAAACGAATCAAAAAACCAATTTACTTGATTTAAACCGCAAGCAAATGCGTGAGTTCTTTGCCCAAATGGGTGAAAAACCGTTCCGTGCGGATCAGGTCATGAAATGGATCTATCATTATTGCTATGATGATTTTGACCAAATGACCGATATTAATAAAGTTCTTAGAGCAAAACTAAAAGAAGTCGCGGAAATCCGTGCACCGGAAGTCGCTGACGAACAGCGCTCATCAGATGGTACCATTAAGTGGGCTATCAAAGTGGGTGACCAACTGGTTGAAACTGTATATATCCCAGAAGCAGATCGTGCAACATTGTGTGTCTCTTCACAGGTTGGTTGTGCGCTGGAGTGTAAATTCTGTTCCACGGCGCAACAAGGCTTCAACCGTAACTTACGTGTTTCGGAAATCATTGGCCAGGTTTGGCGAGCTGCAAAAATTATTGGTTCACTGAAATCCAGTGGACGCCGTCCAATTACCAACGTTGTAATGATGGGAATGGGTGAACCATTACTGAATTTGAATAATGTCGTCCCTGCGATGGAAATTATGTTAGATGACTTCGGTTTTGGTTTATCTAAGCGCCGTGTCACGATTTCCACTTCCGGTGTTGTACCTGCACTGGACAAATTAGGGGATATGATTGATGTCGCGTTAGCGATTTCATTGCATGCGCCAACAGATGATATCCGCGATGATATCGTTCCAATTAATAAAAAATACAATATTGAAACCTTTCTCAACAGTGTGAATCGTTATTTAACGAAATCGAATGCCAATGCAGGACGAGTAACCGTTGAGTATGTGATGTTAGATCACGTGAACGATAGTGTTGAACAAGCTCATCAATTAGCGGAATGTTTAAAAAATACACCGAGCAAAATCAACTTAATTCCATGGAACCCGTTCCCTGGAGCGCCATACGGTAGAAGTTCGAATAGTCGTATTGACCGCTTTTGTAAAGTATTGATGGGATATGGTTTTACTACGATAGTACGCAAAACACGCGGTGATGATATAGATGCAGCTTGTGGGCAACTTGCTGGCGATGTGATCGACAGAACAAAACGAACGTTGAAAAAACGCTTAGCAGGGGAACCTATCAAGGTAAAAACAGTCTGA
- the rodZ gene encoding cytoskeleton protein RodZ: MTIENNTEQTTTTVGQLLTQARERMGLTQDVVAERLCLKISTVKEIEQDIAPAGVEPTFLRGYIRLYARMVGIPESELKTYMKTEEPVTLAKVSPMQSYSLGKKRKKREGWLMKLTWLIVIVLIAMVGVWWWQDHNAQKDELVSMANQNDLILSQQDNSTTPVELPASTEIVSTDTAPVTQENTLELQGQEPVLTADSVTEPVRTIPLPNAPQSSVALDRTQNTETTEPVAVSSQALVLNFTGQCWLEIRDANNKILFSGTKNNGDKLELDGPQPYRLNIGAPANVTVQFQGNAVDLSRFIKAKRPAKLKLPEA, encoded by the coding sequence ATGACTATCGAAAATAATACCGAACAGACTACGACGACAGTAGGACAATTATTGACGCAAGCACGTGAGCGCATGGGGCTAACCCAAGATGTTGTTGCAGAGCGATTATGCCTTAAAATCAGTACGGTAAAAGAGATAGAACAAGATATTGCTCCCGCTGGTGTAGAACCGACGTTTTTACGTGGTTATATTCGCCTTTATGCACGCATGGTAGGTATACCAGAAAGCGAATTAAAAACGTATATGAAAACGGAAGAGCCCGTCACATTAGCCAAAGTTTCTCCTATGCAAAGCTATTCTTTAGGGAAAAAGCGTAAAAAGCGCGAAGGTTGGTTAATGAAACTGACTTGGTTGATTGTGATCGTCCTCATTGCAATGGTTGGTGTATGGTGGTGGCAAGATCATAACGCACAAAAAGATGAATTAGTTTCAATGGCAAATCAAAATGATTTGATTTTGTCTCAGCAAGATAACAGCACAACCCCCGTTGAATTGCCGGCTTCAACAGAGATAGTCTCAACGGATACAGCGCCTGTTACACAGGAAAATACACTTGAATTACAAGGCCAAGAGCCCGTATTAACGGCTGACTCTGTTACAGAGCCAGTTAGAACAATTCCATTACCGAATGCACCACAATCTTCAGTTGCATTAGACAGAACACAAAATACAGAAACGACTGAACCTGTTGCAGTGAGTAGCCAAGCTCTGGTCTTGAATTTTACTGGGCAGTGTTGGTTAGAAATTCGTGATGCGAATAATAAAATTTTATTCAGTGGTACCAAAAATAATGGGGATAAGCTGGAACTTGATGGTCCGCAACCTTATCGTCTGAATATTGGTGCGCCGGCGAATGTGACGGTACAGTTCCAAGGTAACGCTGTTGATTTAAGCCGTTTTATTAAAGCGAAACGTCCAGCAAAATTGAAGTTACCTGAAGCCTAA
- the ispG gene encoding flavodoxin-dependent (E)-4-hydroxy-3-methylbut-2-enyl-diphosphate synthase, producing the protein MHNESPIKRRKSTRINVGSVPVGDGAPIAVQSMTNTRTTDVEATVRQIKSLERVGVDIVRVSVPTMDAAEAFKLIKQQVSVPLVADIHFDYRIALKVAEYGVDCLRINPGNIGSEERIRQVVDCARHYNIPIRIGVNGGSLEKDIQEKYGEPTPEALVESAMRHVDILDRLNFDQFKVSVKASDVFLAVGSYRLLANKIDQPLHLGITEAGGARAGSVKSAIGLGMLLSEGIGDTLRISLAADPVEEVKVGFDILKSLRIRSRGINFIACPTCSRQEFDVIGTVNELEQRLEDIITPMDVSIIGCVVNGPGEAEVSTLGVAGAKTKSGFYEDGKRQKERFDNDNIIDQLEAKIRAKAAMMDESKRIEVNLKD; encoded by the coding sequence ATGCATAATGAATCACCGATAAAAAGACGTAAATCCACCCGTATTAATGTAGGTAGCGTACCTGTAGGCGATGGTGCTCCTATCGCTGTCCAGTCAATGACCAATACCCGTACAACTGATGTCGAAGCCACAGTTCGCCAAATAAAATCCCTTGAGCGCGTGGGTGTTGATATCGTGCGTGTTTCTGTTCCTACCATGGATGCTGCTGAAGCATTTAAATTGATTAAACAGCAAGTTAGCGTTCCACTGGTGGCTGATATCCATTTTGACTATCGTATTGCATTAAAAGTCGCAGAGTACGGTGTTGATTGCTTGCGTATTAACCCAGGTAATATTGGTAGTGAAGAAAGAATTCGCCAAGTTGTTGATTGCGCACGCCATTACAATATTCCTATTCGTATTGGGGTCAATGGCGGTTCCCTTGAAAAAGACATTCAAGAGAAGTACGGAGAACCAACACCTGAAGCCTTAGTTGAGTCGGCAATGCGCCATGTGGACATCTTAGATAGGCTGAATTTCGACCAATTCAAAGTCAGTGTAAAAGCTTCTGATGTATTTTTAGCTGTCGGCTCTTACCGTTTATTAGCAAATAAAATTGATCAACCTCTGCATTTAGGTATTACAGAGGCGGGTGGCGCACGTGCAGGCTCCGTAAAATCAGCGATTGGCTTAGGAATGTTACTGTCTGAAGGTATCGGTGATACTCTGCGTATTTCTTTGGCTGCAGACCCTGTTGAAGAAGTTAAAGTCGGTTTTGATATTTTAAAATCACTGCGTATTCGTTCGCGTGGCATTAATTTTATTGCTTGTCCAACCTGCTCACGGCAAGAATTTGATGTGATAGGCACGGTGAATGAGTTAGAACAGCGCTTAGAAGATATCATTACGCCAATGGATGTGTCGATTATTGGTTGTGTGGTCAACGGCCCCGGTGAAGCGGAAGTTTCTACGCTAGGTGTTGCAGGCGCAAAAACCAAGAGTGGTTTCTATGAAGACGGTAAACGTCAAAAAGAGCGCTTTGATAATGACAACATCATCGACCAATTAGAGGCTAAAATTCGAGCAAAAGCAGCGATGATGGATGAAAGCAAGCGGATTGAAGTCAACTTAAAAGATTAA
- the hisS gene encoding histidine--tRNA ligase produces the protein MGKNIQAIRGMNDYLPADTRVWQKIEATLKNILQGYGFSEIRTPIVEQTPLFRRAIGEVTDVVEKEMYTFNDRNDESLTLRPENTAGCVRAGIEHGLLYNQEQRLWYLGPMFRYERPQKGRYRQFHQLGAEVFGLAGPDIDAEVILMTARWWKALGISEHVTLELNSIGSLEARANYREALVAFLEQHKDKLDEDCKRRMYTNPLRVLDSKNQEIQALLNDAPELFDYLDVESREHFDGLCKLLEAAGVQYRVNQRLVRGLDYYNRTVFEWVTTALGSQGTVCAGGRYDGLVEQLGGRATPAVGFAMGMERMVLLVQEVNPEFTADASVADVYLASFGENSQQAAILVAEKVRDALPTLRLMTNHGGGNFKKQLARADKQGAKIALILGEDEIKNNQVTVKDLRTGVQETISQQLMASRIAELLG, from the coding sequence GTGGGAAAAAATATCCAAGCCATTCGCGGCATGAATGATTACTTGCCAGCTGACACGCGTGTATGGCAGAAAATCGAGGCAACATTAAAAAATATTTTACAGGGTTATGGTTTTAGTGAAATTCGTACCCCGATTGTAGAGCAGACCCCGCTATTTCGCAGAGCGATAGGTGAAGTGACGGATGTCGTTGAAAAAGAAATGTACACTTTCAATGACCGTAACGATGAAAGTCTGACATTACGCCCTGAAAATACCGCAGGTTGTGTACGTGCAGGTATTGAGCATGGTTTGCTGTACAATCAGGAACAGCGTTTGTGGTATTTAGGCCCAATGTTCCGTTATGAGCGCCCACAAAAAGGTCGTTATCGTCAATTTCACCAGTTAGGGGCTGAAGTTTTTGGTCTTGCAGGCCCTGATATCGATGCTGAAGTTATTTTAATGACAGCGCGCTGGTGGAAAGCGTTAGGAATTAGTGAGCATGTAACATTAGAGCTGAACTCGATTGGTTCATTAGAAGCGCGTGCTAATTACCGTGAGGCTTTAGTTGCTTTCTTAGAACAGCATAAAGATAAGCTGGATGAAGACTGCAAACGCCGGATGTACACAAATCCTTTACGTGTTTTGGACTCAAAAAATCAAGAAATTCAGGCTTTATTGAATGATGCACCTGAACTGTTTGATTACCTTGATGTCGAATCACGTGAGCACTTTGATGGCTTATGCAAGTTGTTAGAAGCTGCTGGGGTTCAATACCGCGTAAATCAACGTTTAGTTCGTGGTCTTGACTACTATAACCGTACTGTTTTTGAGTGGGTAACCACGGCGCTGGGTTCACAAGGCACAGTTTGTGCGGGTGGCCGTTATGATGGCCTAGTTGAACAATTAGGCGGTCGCGCAACACCTGCGGTTGGTTTTGCCATGGGTATGGAACGCATGGTGTTATTAGTCCAAGAAGTGAATCCTGAATTTACAGCGGATGCTTCAGTCGCTGACGTTTATCTCGCTTCCTTTGGCGAAAATAGCCAACAAGCAGCGATATTAGTGGCTGAAAAAGTCCGTGATGCACTACCAACACTACGGTTAATGACTAACCACGGTGGTGGTAACTTCAAGAAACAGTTAGCAAGAGCGGACAAACAAGGCGCTAAAATTGCACTGATCTTGGGGGAAGATGAAATTAAAAATAACCAAGTCACAGTGAAAGACTTACGTACTGGCGTACAAGAAACTATTTCGCAGCAACTTATGGCGTCACGCATCGCCGAATTATTAGGTTAA
- a CDS encoding YfgM family protein: protein MEVYTNENDQVDAIKRFFANNGVALVIGLVIGVGGVFGWNYWQSHKTNVLQESAQKFETVNAQLRSGSDQAIAAAQKFAAETDDVYSAMMGLELAQIAVDKGDLANAQTALTNALTKAKTVDMQDLINLRLARVQLAQGNADGAIASVANIKSKSWQATAQDVRGDALLHKGDKAGAKAAYTQGLESEGSQSIRGILTLKLNNVSNS from the coding sequence GTGGAAGTCTATACAAACGAAAATGATCAAGTCGATGCGATTAAACGCTTTTTTGCGAATAATGGCGTGGCATTAGTTATTGGTCTCGTCATTGGCGTTGGTGGTGTATTTGGTTGGAACTACTGGCAGTCCCATAAAACCAATGTACTGCAAGAAAGTGCACAAAAATTTGAAACAGTAAACGCCCAATTACGTTCGGGTTCAGATCAGGCTATTGCTGCGGCGCAAAAATTCGCGGCTGAAACTGACGACGTATACAGTGCGATGATGGGTTTAGAGCTTGCGCAAATTGCAGTGGATAAAGGTGATTTAGCTAACGCACAAACTGCATTGACCAATGCATTAACCAAAGCAAAAACTGTGGATATGCAAGATTTAATTAACTTGCGTTTAGCACGAGTACAATTGGCTCAAGGTAATGCTGATGGCGCGATAGCGTCAGTGGCAAATATTAAAAGTAAGTCATGGCAAGCAACGGCACAGGATGTCCGTGGCGATGCCTTACTCCACAAGGGTGATAAAGCAGGCGCAAAAGCCGCTTACACTCAGGGGTTAGAAAGTGAAGGCTCTCAATCTATTAGAGGTATTTTGACTCTGAAGTTGAACAACGTATCTAATTCATAA